One stretch of Cellulomonas wangsupingiae DNA includes these proteins:
- a CDS encoding MaoC/PaaZ C-terminal domain-containing protein, with amino-acid sequence MTSPAPVTRVALPRVPALGGLYGRGALASARFAVRGGARPASGALPDVTYAVDDVRADADHLTAYQHLLHEPATDALPAGYVHVLAFPVAMALMVRPDFPLPLLGMVHLANRVEQRRPLTLGDTFAVRAWARDLRPHRSGTQVDLVTEVASDGDVAWQGVSTYLAKGVRLPDAPRDDSERPSFEPPVRTGRWELPADVGRRYAAVSGDRNPIHLSPVTARALGFKRAIAHGMYTASRALADVGAARGDAFTWSVEFAAPVLLPATPDVRVAPDADGHTFTVWHPRKARLHLSGQVTPLP; translated from the coding sequence GTGACGTCGCCCGCGCCGGTGACCCGCGTCGCGCTCCCGCGCGTCCCGGCGCTCGGCGGGCTGTACGGGCGCGGGGCGCTGGCCTCCGCGCGGTTCGCCGTCCGCGGGGGCGCGCGGCCCGCGTCCGGCGCGCTGCCGGACGTCACGTACGCGGTGGACGACGTCCGCGCGGACGCCGACCACCTGACGGCCTACCAGCACCTGCTGCACGAGCCCGCGACGGACGCGCTGCCGGCCGGGTACGTGCACGTCCTGGCGTTCCCCGTGGCGATGGCACTCATGGTGCGGCCCGACTTCCCGCTGCCGCTCCTGGGCATGGTGCACCTGGCGAACCGCGTCGAGCAGCGTCGGCCGCTGACGCTGGGCGACACGTTCGCCGTCCGCGCGTGGGCACGCGACCTGCGCCCGCACCGGTCCGGCACGCAGGTCGACCTTGTCACCGAGGTCGCGTCGGACGGCGACGTCGCCTGGCAGGGCGTCTCGACGTACCTCGCCAAGGGCGTCCGCCTGCCCGACGCCCCGCGCGACGACTCGGAGCGCCCGTCCTTCGAGCCGCCCGTGCGCACCGGCCGCTGGGAGCTGCCCGCCGACGTGGGCCGGCGCTACGCCGCCGTGTCGGGCGACCGCAACCCCATCCACCTCTCGCCGGTGACCGCCCGGGCGCTGGGGTTCAAGCGCGCGATCGCGCACGGCATGTACACCGCGTCGCGCGCGCTCGCGGACGTCGGCGCCGCGCGCGGGGACGCCTTCACGTGGTCGGTGGAGTTCGCCGCCCCCGTCCTGCTGCCCGCGACGCCCGACGTCCGGGTCGCGCCCGACGCCGACGGGCACACGTTCACCGTCTGGCACCCGCGCAAGGCCCGCCTCCACCTCTCCGGCCAGGTCACCCCCCTCCCCTGA
- a CDS encoding pentapeptide repeat-containing protein has translation MLSADAYDLEPDADLDGMAFRGLDLTGRDASRARFLDCEVEDCDLEGVVLDGARVLDTTWTSVRAGALRAPSSTWRDATLTDVRIGALTAFASTWTRARIVGGKIDYLDLRESTVEELRLEGVTLGDLDLSHAKVRRLVVVDCDVRRLDTTQARLADCDLRGARLRVLEGVGGLGGAKVTRDQLLDLAPLLARHVGLVVDD, from the coding sequence GTGCTGAGCGCTGACGCCTACGACCTCGAGCCCGACGCCGACCTCGACGGCATGGCGTTCCGCGGTCTCGACCTGACGGGGCGGGACGCGTCGCGGGCGCGGTTCCTCGACTGCGAGGTCGAGGACTGCGACCTCGAGGGCGTCGTGCTCGACGGGGCGCGCGTCCTCGACACCACGTGGACCTCCGTGCGCGCGGGTGCGCTGCGGGCGCCGTCGTCGACGTGGCGCGACGCGACGCTCACGGACGTGCGCATCGGCGCGCTGACGGCGTTCGCCTCCACGTGGACGCGGGCGCGCATCGTCGGAGGCAAGATCGACTACCTCGACCTGCGCGAGTCGACCGTCGAGGAGCTGCGGCTCGAGGGCGTCACGCTGGGTGACCTCGACCTCAGCCACGCGAAGGTCCGCCGGCTCGTCGTCGTGGACTGCGACGTGCGTCGGCTCGACACGACGCAGGCGCGCCTGGCCGACTGCGACCTGCGAGGCGCGCGGCTGCGCGTCCTCGAGGGCGTCGGCGGCCTCGGCGGGGCGAAGGTCACGCGGGACCAGCTCCTGGACCTCGCGCCGCTGCTGGCCCGGCACGTGGGGCTCGTCGTCGACGACTGA
- a CDS encoding GNAT family N-acetyltransferase — MQHDLTLEGHGVRLVPLAAAHADALARCVDDRVWAGMTSPTPRGVDDMVGVVEAALATPARYAFAVVVGGDVVGSTSFYDVDLRMGRLEVGHTFYAPRVWGTHVNPACKLLLMAHAFGTWGVARVAYRVEARNARSIAAVTRLGARPEGRLRGHRVAADGTRQDSLYFSVLADEWPDVRAGLEVRLAREVVDERTSVLLLGGRSGVGKTSVASAVHDLLVARDVAHAVVEGDALDLAHPAPWEHGVAEANLADVWRRYRALGHRRLVYTNTVSVLQAHALAAALGDRPHVTSVLLTASDATARERLGRREHGASYDAHVARSDAAAGRLAEQVGPDVHRIPTDGRTPAEVAAEVVALTGW, encoded by the coding sequence GTGCAGCACGATCTGACGCTCGAGGGTCACGGTGTCCGCCTCGTCCCGCTGGCGGCCGCGCACGCGGACGCGCTCGCGCGGTGCGTCGACGACCGGGTGTGGGCAGGGATGACCTCACCCACGCCGCGCGGCGTCGACGACATGGTCGGCGTCGTCGAGGCGGCCCTGGCCACGCCCGCCCGGTACGCGTTCGCGGTGGTGGTCGGCGGGGACGTCGTCGGGTCGACGTCCTTCTACGACGTGGACCTGCGGATGGGGCGCCTCGAGGTCGGCCACACCTTCTACGCCCCCCGCGTGTGGGGCACGCACGTCAACCCCGCGTGCAAGCTGCTGCTCATGGCGCACGCGTTCGGGACGTGGGGGGTCGCCCGCGTCGCGTACCGCGTGGAGGCACGCAACGCGCGGTCGATCGCGGCGGTCACCAGGCTCGGCGCGCGGCCCGAGGGCCGCCTGCGCGGGCACCGCGTCGCCGCCGACGGCACGCGGCAGGACTCCCTGTACTTCTCGGTCCTCGCCGACGAGTGGCCGGACGTGCGCGCCGGCCTGGAGGTGCGGCTCGCGCGGGAGGTCGTCGACGAGCGCACGTCGGTGCTGCTGCTCGGCGGCCGGTCCGGGGTCGGCAAGACGTCCGTCGCGTCCGCCGTCCACGACCTGCTCGTCGCCCGGGACGTGGCCCACGCCGTCGTGGAGGGCGACGCCCTGGACCTCGCGCACCCCGCACCGTGGGAGCACGGCGTCGCCGAGGCGAACCTCGCCGACGTGTGGCGGCGCTACCGGGCCCTGGGCCACCGGCGGCTGGTCTACACCAACACCGTGAGCGTGCTGCAGGCGCACGCGCTCGCGGCCGCTCTGGGGGACCGCCCGCACGTGACGTCCGTCCTGCTCACCGCCTCGGACGCCACCGCGCGCGAGCGGCTGGGCCGGCGCGAGCACGGCGCGTCGTACGACGCGCACGTCGCGCGCTCGGACGCGGCCGCGGGGCGACTGGCGGAGCAGGTGGGCCCGGACGTGCACCGGATCCCCACGGACGGCCGAACGCCGGCCGAGGTCGCCGCGGAGGTCGTCGCGCTCACCGGCTGGTGA
- a CDS encoding aminotransferase class V-fold PLP-dependent enzyme, translating to MTTITELFACVDEVSGTRTAAARAGDAPLLPVVGASTTVPLVDGTSRAYANLDCAASAPALESVNARVAEVLPLYASVHRGAGYLSQVSTALYEASRQAIAAFVGAREDDVAVITRNTTDSLNLLAGVVPPGGAVLVLDVEHHANLLPWVQHSGGAHTGTGRTATILPLEPTVAATLDALRGELARRPYALLTLTGASNVTGEALPLDRVVELAHAAGARVAVDGAQLVPHRGFSLADTDVDYVAFSGHKTYAPFGAGALVGRRDWLDTGTPYLAGGGAVRDVRTDRTVWQPAPARHEAGSPNVLGAIALAQACDTLAALPAGALEAHEQALRARLVAGLEGLDGVHVARIWPDSPDPVGVVTFTVGDLNPGLVAAYLSAEHGIGVRDGRFCAHPLLAHLGASHGAVRASVGVGTTREHVDRLVDALAALLRRGAQAEYEVVDGCWSVVDDTRPLVQVQGLDHLAATAAAACGPALDD from the coding sequence ATGACCACGATCACCGAGCTGTTCGCCTGTGTCGACGAGGTGTCGGGCACCCGGACGGCGGCCGCCCGCGCCGGCGACGCGCCCCTGCTGCCCGTCGTCGGCGCGTCCACGACCGTGCCGCTCGTCGACGGGACCAGCCGCGCCTACGCGAACCTCGACTGCGCGGCGAGCGCGCCGGCCCTGGAGTCGGTGAACGCCCGCGTCGCCGAGGTGCTGCCCCTGTACGCGTCGGTGCACCGCGGTGCGGGGTACCTGTCCCAGGTGTCGACCGCCCTGTACGAGGCGTCCCGGCAGGCGATCGCCGCGTTCGTCGGCGCCCGTGAGGACGACGTCGCCGTCATCACCCGCAACACCACCGACTCGCTCAACCTGCTCGCCGGCGTCGTCCCGCCGGGCGGGGCCGTGCTCGTCCTCGACGTCGAGCACCACGCGAACCTGCTGCCGTGGGTCCAGCACAGCGGTGGCGCGCACACCGGGACGGGACGGACCGCGACGATCCTGCCGCTCGAGCCGACGGTCGCCGCCACGCTCGACGCGCTGCGTGGCGAGCTCGCCCGGCGCCCCTACGCGCTGCTGACCCTGACGGGGGCGTCCAACGTCACCGGCGAGGCGCTGCCGCTGGACCGCGTCGTCGAGCTCGCCCACGCGGCGGGGGCGCGCGTCGCCGTCGACGGTGCCCAGCTCGTGCCCCACCGCGGGTTCTCGCTGGCGGACACGGACGTGGACTACGTCGCGTTCTCCGGGCACAAGACGTACGCGCCGTTCGGTGCGGGCGCACTGGTCGGCCGGCGGGACTGGCTCGACACGGGCACCCCGTACCTCGCCGGCGGAGGCGCGGTGCGCGACGTGCGCACGGACCGCACCGTGTGGCAGCCGGCGCCCGCGCGGCACGAGGCCGGATCGCCCAACGTGCTCGGCGCCATCGCGCTCGCACAGGCGTGCGACACGCTCGCCGCCCTGCCCGCCGGCGCCCTCGAGGCGCACGAGCAGGCGCTGCGTGCACGGCTCGTCGCGGGCCTGGAGGGACTCGACGGCGTCCACGTCGCACGGATCTGGCCGGACTCGCCGGACCCCGTCGGCGTGGTCACGTTCACGGTCGGGGACCTCAACCCCGGGCTGGTCGCCGCGTACCTGTCGGCCGAGCACGGCATCGGCGTGCGCGACGGCCGGTTCTGCGCGCACCCGCTGCTCGCGCACCTGGGGGCGTCCCACGGGGCCGTCCGGGCGTCGGTGGGGGTCGGGACGACGCGCGAGCACGTCGACCGGCTCGTCGACGCGCTCGCCGCGCTGCTGCGCCGCGGCGCGCAGGCCGAGTACGAGGTGGTCGACGGGTGCTGGTCCGTCGTCGACGACACCCGCCCGCTCGTGCAGGTCCAGGGCCTCGACCACCTCGCGGCGACGGCGGCCGCCGCCTGCGGCCCGGCCCTCGACGACTGA
- a CDS encoding PIN domain-containing protein: MAPGPRHWEVVVELCRAADARGNLVADAQHAAVAIEHGATWVSQDRDFARFPGLRWQVAVDA; the protein is encoded by the coding sequence GTGGCACCCGGACCACGCCACTGGGAGGTCGTCGTGGAGCTGTGCCGCGCCGCCGACGCACGCGGCAACCTCGTCGCGGACGCCCAGCACGCCGCGGTCGCGATCGAGCACGGCGCGACCTGGGTCTCGCAGGACCGGGACTTCGCGCGCTTCCCCGGGCTGCGCTGGCAGGTCGCGGTCGACGCGTGA